The proteins below are encoded in one region of Methanoculleus taiwanensis:
- a CDS encoding class I SAM-dependent methyltransferase: protein MHRIIDWNELWKAIHASSPGRAEKDRDPAAVWDKRAAAYHRATRDEKDATEQELRFIDLAAGDTVLDVGAGTGRLAVPIAHTAAHVTALDPSGGMLALLEERMAAAKRTNYSCVRMRFEDTVVGRDIEPHDVVIAAFSLGFYDLAAALGKLDAAATRSVYLFWHAGEWRSRDEMVLYRAVFGEEVSLQKGYPDYIYPVNILHDAGIYPNVRIYHAAWDAVYDSVDEAVQNWVTMHSPDLEDPSPVVEYFTRVLRRDASGRYVERSVRPTAAVWWTKEG, encoded by the coding sequence ATGCACCGGATTATCGACTGGAACGAGCTCTGGAAAGCGATCCACGCAAGTTCGCCGGGGCGGGCCGAGAAAGACCGCGACCCCGCCGCCGTCTGGGATAAACGCGCCGCCGCCTACCACCGCGCCACCCGCGACGAAAAGGACGCGACGGAGCAGGAACTCAGGTTCATCGATCTCGCGGCGGGCGACACCGTGCTTGACGTGGGGGCGGGGACGGGGAGGCTTGCTGTCCCGATCGCGCATACCGCCGCGCACGTGACCGCACTCGACCCGTCGGGTGGGATGCTCGCTCTCCTTGAAGAGCGGATGGCGGCGGCGAAGCGCACCAACTACTCCTGCGTCCGGATGCGCTTCGAGGATACCGTGGTAGGCCGGGATATCGAACCGCACGATGTGGTTATCGCGGCGTTCTCGCTCGGGTTCTACGATCTCGCCGCCGCTCTCGGGAAACTCGACGCCGCCGCTACCCGTTCGGTCTACCTCTTCTGGCATGCGGGGGAGTGGCGGAGCCGTGACGAGATGGTGCTGTACCGGGCGGTCTTCGGGGAAGAGGTCTCCCTGCAGAAGGGGTATCCGGACTATATCTATCCCGTCAACATCCTCCACGACGCCGGGATTTACCCGAACGTCCGGATCTACCATGCCGCCTGGGATGCGGTCTACGACTCGGTCGACGAGGCCGTCCAGAACTGGGTGACGATGCATAGCCCCGACCTGGAAGACCCTTCGCCGGTCGTCGAGTACTTCACCCGGGTGCTCCGCAGGGACGCTTCGGGCAGGTACGTCGAACGGTCGGTCCGGCCGACCGCGGCGGTCTGGTGGACAAAGGAAGGGTGA
- a CDS encoding GNAT family N-acetyltransferase, with protein sequence MAEEPAGLIRLKKADIGPATEVLARAFERDPKMEYFTSDTGDHRALTRQILRFELAYGILYGEVYAPSPAMEGVAVWLPSKKAEISFWRAVRAGALSLRRHVGGDVMKRILAFSEYIDALHREHLPDAHWYLFFIGVDPDHQGKGIASRLIRPMLARFDREGVSCYLVTQNEQNVPLYEHYGFGVISRSTIPGCDVGHVEMLRKAGQ encoded by the coding sequence ATGGCAGAAGAACCGGCCGGCCTGATCCGCCTGAAAAAGGCCGATATCGGCCCTGCGACCGAGGTGCTCGCCCGTGCGTTCGAGCGGGACCCCAAAATGGAGTACTTCACGTCCGATACCGGAGATCATCGTGCACTTACACGCCAGATTCTCAGGTTCGAGCTTGCGTACGGGATTCTGTACGGGGAGGTCTACGCACCATCGCCCGCGATGGAGGGCGTGGCTGTCTGGCTCCCCTCGAAGAAGGCCGAGATCTCGTTCTGGAGGGCGGTCCGTGCCGGTGCGCTCTCCCTTCGCCGGCACGTCGGCGGAGACGTCATGAAACGGATCCTCGCATTCTCGGAGTACATCGACGCGCTCCACCGGGAGCACCTGCCGGACGCGCACTGGTATCTCTTCTTTATCGGGGTGGATCCTGACCACCAGGGAAAGGGGATAGCAAGCCGCCTCATCCGGCCGATGCTCGCACGGTTCGACCGGGAAGGGGTCTCCTGCTACCTCGTCACGCAGAACGAGCAGAACGTGCCCCTGTACGAGCACTACGGCTTTGGCGTGATCAGTCGCAGCACCATTCCCGGGTGCGACGTCGGGCACGTCGAGATGCTCCGCAAGGCGGGGCAGTAA
- a CDS encoding GNAT family N-acetyltransferase, which yields MQLITPSSVLRTWTPGDTGSLVRHANNPRIAAMMRDGFPFPYTPADARLFIRKAMDTSSRLFLAIEVGGEAVGGIGIQPGDDIRHRTAELGYWLAEQYWGRGIVTDAVRSLVPVAFERFAIVRLEAGIFSNKPASMRVLEKCGFTREAVHKKAITKHGVVLDEVVYVHFRDGTGSGGRSPHTSTDTLL from the coding sequence ATGCAGCTCATCACCCCGAGTTCCGTGCTCCGCACCTGGACGCCCGGAGACACCGGGTCGCTGGTGCGGCACGCGAACAATCCCCGGATCGCGGCTATGATGCGCGACGGATTCCCGTTCCCCTATACGCCGGCGGATGCACGCCTTTTCATCCGTAAGGCTATGGACACCTCTTCCCGCCTGTTCCTTGCGATCGAGGTCGGCGGCGAGGCGGTGGGTGGCATCGGCATCCAGCCCGGGGACGATATCAGGCACCGGACGGCCGAACTCGGCTACTGGCTCGCCGAACAGTACTGGGGGCGGGGCATCGTCACCGACGCGGTGCGCTCGCTCGTGCCGGTCGCTTTCGAACGGTTCGCTATCGTCCGGCTTGAGGCGGGCATCTTCTCGAACAAACCCGCATCGATGCGCGTCCTCGAAAAGTGCGGCTTTACCCGTGAGGCAGTTCACAAAAAAGCCATCACGAAGCACGGCGTCGTCCTCGACGAGGTGGTGTACGTGCATTTCAGAGATGGCACCGGGTCCGGGGGCAGGTCTCCCCACACGAGCACCGACACGCTTCTCTAA
- a CDS encoding PP2C family protein-serine/threonine phosphatase translates to MGSASRRSGEGETPARSIRTVLAVFVALIVVVVVGLVLAVSYLQASGDAFRQYDALREYTEQNGIGSVCLVDKGLSLVDDDLNPRMEEGLEEFSGAYDAAGDDPSAIDLVALRDRLAPGFPGDLDLYIIDADGVIRFSTVPDVLGVDFRQFPAFYTRLTAIREGDAFAADRVVRSIENRNDLNVSGRLRKFAYLPTSDHRYVLELGIDTTEFGLVRSRLSYADTVRILLENNPDLAAVRIIDVYGNVVAGDTAGKVAGADVMDVLANRTSATIEDPAGRTTTRLVFVDLRDPATVTDGSVVLELIFDRSRVDAVGEHLLIVYLAIGLAAALLGLGLAAWLSRSVGAAVGAVIDDADRIAGGDLDHTVRGLNTTEFVRLGGSINRMVQRIREYSEEIERKESEIRIAAGIQTAFLPRGIPQPRGCDIAAFTLPAREVGGDFYDFFGQGDGRYAVAIADVAGKGVPAALYMALSRTAVRTVARWCRMPAETIRRANDTVIEDAGSVSFVTLFYAVVDEQARTLTYVNAGHNPPLLRRADGTVECLEPTGPVIGFLEGMEYGEVTIPLLPGDLLVLYTDGVTEAESGSGGMFGEERLRAVVEDAAALPAGAVADAIRDAVAAFAGDDLQSDDITVVVLRVTG, encoded by the coding sequence ATGGGATCTGCAAGCCGCCGGAGCGGAGAGGGGGAGACGCCCGCTCGCTCGATCCGAACCGTTCTTGCAGTCTTCGTTGCCCTCATCGTCGTCGTCGTCGTCGGCCTGGTGCTGGCGGTCTCCTACCTGCAGGCGAGCGGCGACGCCTTCCGGCAGTACGACGCCCTCCGGGAGTACACCGAGCAGAATGGGATCGGATCCGTCTGTCTCGTCGATAAGGGTCTCAGTCTCGTCGACGACGACCTTAATCCCCGCATGGAGGAGGGGCTCGAGGAGTTCTCCGGTGCCTACGATGCGGCGGGCGACGATCCGTCCGCGATCGATCTCGTCGCCCTGAGAGATCGCCTCGCCCCCGGATTCCCGGGCGACCTCGACCTCTATATCATCGACGCCGACGGGGTCATCCGTTTCTCGACCGTCCCGGACGTTCTGGGAGTCGATTTCCGCCAGTTTCCCGCATTCTACACCCGCCTGACCGCCATCCGTGAGGGAGACGCCTTCGCCGCCGATCGCGTCGTTCGCTCGATCGAGAACCGAAACGACCTGAACGTCTCCGGGCGACTGCGGAAGTTCGCCTACCTCCCTACCAGCGACCACCGCTACGTCCTTGAACTCGGGATTGACACGACCGAGTTCGGGCTCGTCCGGTCGCGCCTCTCGTATGCCGATACCGTCCGGATCCTGCTTGAGAACAACCCCGATCTCGCCGCCGTCAGGATCATCGATGTCTACGGCAACGTCGTCGCCGGCGACACCGCTGGGAAAGTTGCGGGTGCCGATGTCATGGACGTTCTTGCAAACCGCACCTCGGCAACGATCGAGGATCCCGCCGGCCGGACGACGACCCGTCTGGTCTTCGTCGACCTCCGCGACCCGGCCACGGTGACCGACGGCAGCGTGGTGCTGGAACTGATCTTCGACCGTTCCCGGGTCGATGCCGTCGGCGAGCACCTGCTGATCGTGTACCTGGCGATCGGACTTGCCGCCGCCCTGCTCGGACTCGGTCTCGCCGCATGGCTCTCCCGATCCGTCGGTGCCGCCGTTGGGGCGGTCATCGATGATGCCGACCGTATCGCCGGCGGTGACCTCGACCACACCGTCCGGGGGCTGAACACGACCGAGTTCGTACGGCTCGGAGGGAGCATCAACCGGATGGTGCAGCGGATAAGGGAGTACAGCGAGGAGATAGAGCGGAAAGAGTCGGAGATCCGGATTGCCGCCGGCATTCAGACTGCGTTTCTGCCCCGCGGCATCCCGCAGCCCCGGGGGTGCGACATAGCCGCGTTCACTCTCCCGGCCAGGGAGGTCGGGGGAGACTTCTACGACTTCTTCGGCCAGGGTGACGGAAGGTATGCCGTCGCCATCGCCGATGTGGCCGGGAAGGGCGTGCCGGCCGCGCTCTACATGGCGCTCTCCCGGACGGCCGTCCGCACCGTCGCCCGCTGGTGCCGGATGCCTGCGGAGACCATCCGCCGGGCGAACGATACCGTCATCGAGGATGCGGGCTCCGTCAGCTTCGTCACCCTCTTCTACGCGGTCGTCGACGAGCAGGCACGCACCCTCACCTACGTCAACGCCGGCCACAATCCGCCGCTCCTCCGGCGGGCGGACGGTACGGTCGAGTGTCTCGAGCCGACCGGGCCGGTGATCGGGTTCCTCGAAGGTATGGAGTACGGCGAGGTCACGATCCCGTTGCTGCCCGGCGATCTGCTCGTCCTCTACACCGACGGCGTGACTGAGGCGGAGAGCGGGAGCGGCGGTATGTTCGGCGAAGAGCGGCTCCGCGCCGTTGTTGAGGATGCTGCCGCCCTTCCTGCCGGTGCAGTCGCGGACGCGATCCGGGACGCCGTCGCGGCGTTCGCCGGGGACGATCTGCAGTCGGACGATATCACGGTCGTTGTCCTGCGGGTGACTGGGTGA
- a CDS encoding STAS domain-containing protein → MHHCDFMDCTVTREGNVIVLSAFGRLDGFGAEKADDLLRSSLHEGDRAVVIDMSGVDFMSSAGLRFFQSLYITMKERNGRVAVAGVGEYVHKIFAMGGFLRVIEEYPDLAAALADLQPTGAGAEEASGVFTDLGGAGAILRYAGSLRAVYAGPFSEQEITAVPVPVGGYMVGVGAAAPDMEAAAPLVGEMLCIGGTAYTMPADGNLTPDYILPEHLEAGHITLASAFRAGIDGRFSAQLTLAADGPDGIALQEIAEKIAGHLSETDPGYTGIFSFLLRGAARGVCSADIRSSLLEAHRASGDAGKAQPHSMYFGMRPGALAAERVIATDIEPRYDGETLIAFGYVIDRARAESVFDPAVLEALFYTRPGAPASSLFIYASGAVYTRVPFVEPGVLEEGVVTALKEGEFSALHHLLPITKLRSATVGIAPVTRIERV, encoded by the coding sequence ATGCATCATTGTGATTTCATGGACTGCACGGTGACGCGAGAGGGAAATGTCATAGTACTGTCGGCGTTCGGGAGGCTGGACGGGTTCGGAGCAGAGAAAGCGGACGATCTTCTCCGCTCTTCCCTGCACGAGGGCGATCGGGCGGTTGTCATCGACATGAGCGGCGTGGACTTCATGAGCTCGGCGGGGCTGCGGTTCTTCCAGTCGCTCTACATCACCATGAAGGAGCGGAACGGGCGGGTCGCCGTCGCCGGTGTCGGCGAGTACGTCCACAAGATCTTCGCGATGGGCGGATTCCTGCGGGTCATCGAGGAGTACCCCGATCTCGCTGCTGCACTCGCGGATCTCCAGCCGACCGGGGCCGGTGCGGAGGAGGCAAGCGGCGTCTTCACCGACCTCGGCGGCGCGGGTGCGATCCTGCGCTACGCGGGCAGCCTCCGGGCGGTCTATGCCGGACCGTTCTCCGAGCAGGAGATCACCGCCGTCCCGGTGCCCGTCGGGGGCTATATGGTCGGCGTCGGAGCGGCCGCACCGGATATGGAAGCGGCTGCCCCGCTCGTCGGGGAGATGCTCTGCATCGGTGGCACCGCCTACACCATGCCGGCGGACGGAAACCTCACGCCCGACTATATCCTGCCCGAACACCTCGAGGCCGGGCATATCACACTGGCGAGCGCGTTCCGTGCCGGTATCGACGGCCGTTTCTCCGCACAGCTCACCCTCGCGGCGGACGGACCCGATGGGATCGCGCTGCAGGAGATCGCCGAAAAGATCGCCGGTCACCTGAGCGAGACCGACCCGGGTTACACCGGCATCTTTTCATTCCTGCTCCGGGGCGCCGCCCGGGGTGTCTGCAGTGCGGATATCAGATCCTCGCTGCTGGAGGCGCACCGTGCCTCGGGAGATGCAGGGAAAGCACAGCCGCACTCGATGTACTTCGGGATGCGGCCCGGCGCTCTCGCAGCCGAAAGGGTCATCGCCACCGATATCGAGCCGCGGTACGACGGCGAGACGCTTATCGCGTTCGGCTACGTCATCGACCGGGCACGGGCGGAATCGGTGTTCGATCCCGCCGTGCTCGAAGCGCTCTTCTACACCCGTCCCGGTGCTCCGGCTTCATCCCTCTTCATCTACGCGAGCGGAGCGGTGTATACCCGTGTTCCCTTCGTGGAACCGGGCGTTCTTGAAGAAGGGGTCGTGACAGCGCTCAAGGAGGGGGAGTTTTCGGCACTCCATCACCTCCTCCCGATCACGAAGCTCCGGAGCGCCACGGTCGGGATTGCGCCGGTCACCCGGATCGAGCGGGTGTAG
- a CDS encoding VOC family protein, producing MNRVIHFEIHAGDPERAARFYGDVFGWKIEEYRLPGVEMEDENRYWTVMTGPEGEPGINGGLMFRRGRPAPAGGQAVNAYICTLGVADLDASLARVQKAGGKIAVPRMAVSGIGWLAYCTDTEGNTFGMMQEDESAR from the coding sequence ATGAACCGGGTAATCCATTTTGAGATACACGCAGGCGACCCGGAGCGGGCGGCGCGGTTTTACGGCGATGTATTCGGCTGGAAGATCGAGGAGTATCGCCTGCCCGGTGTGGAGATGGAAGATGAGAACCGGTACTGGACGGTCATGACCGGGCCTGAAGGAGAGCCCGGAATCAACGGCGGGCTCATGTTCCGCCGGGGTCGTCCGGCGCCTGCCGGGGGGCAGGCCGTGAACGCCTACATCTGCACGCTCGGCGTTGCTGACCTTGACGCCTCCCTCGCCAGAGTGCAGAAAGCCGGCGGAAAGATCGCCGTCCCCAGGATGGCGGTCTCGGGCATCGGCTGGCTCGCGTACTGCACCGATACCGAGGGCAACACCTTCGGGATGATGCAGGAGGACGAGAGCGCCCGATAA
- a CDS encoding response regulator gives MVSVLLIDDEPALLEIGTIFLERSGDFSVTTAGSPGDAVARLEEKRFDAIVTDYTMPDVEGAGFIREIRSRWHEIPIIVLSGRSRDEIAADCLGAGADAVLRKDGVPAVLYGSLAQVIAGAIREHRSRAGVPEC, from the coding sequence ATGGTTTCTGTCCTCCTCATCGACGACGAACCGGCGCTCCTGGAGATCGGGACGATCTTCCTCGAGCGGTCGGGCGACTTCTCGGTCACGACCGCCGGGTCGCCCGGTGATGCGGTGGCACGGCTCGAAGAGAAGCGGTTCGATGCAATCGTTACGGATTATACCATGCCGGATGTCGAGGGGGCGGGTTTCATCAGGGAGATCCGGAGCCGGTGGCATGAAATACCGATCATCGTGCTCTCCGGGCGCTCCCGGGATGAGATAGCCGCTGACTGTCTCGGTGCCGGGGCCGATGCCGTGCTCCGGAAGGACGGCGTTCCGGCGGTTCTGTACGGGAGCCTCGCGCAGGTGATCGCCGGAGCGATCCGGGAGCACAGGTCGCGAGCGGGCGTGCCGGAGTGCTGA
- a CDS encoding chemotaxis protein CheW translates to MVQCVDVVEFQLGKEHYALDIQLAREIVEMMPITSLPRSPPYIAGIINLRGEITNIINVNVLLGLPDGEAAENRKIIVLVREAAGGSNVGIIVDDVSSVRQVAEGDIEEMDDAASSTAYVKGIIKLGAEEETDGRDADQTNLIIWLDVRRLLQEQVTGA, encoded by the coding sequence ATGGTTCAATGCGTCGACGTTGTGGAGTTTCAGCTCGGAAAAGAGCACTATGCCCTGGATATCCAGCTCGCCCGGGAGATCGTGGAGATGATGCCGATCACCTCCCTTCCCCGCTCGCCCCCGTACATTGCAGGGATCATCAACCTGCGGGGAGAGATTACGAATATCATCAATGTAAACGTCCTCCTCGGGCTGCCGGACGGCGAGGCGGCTGAGAACCGGAAGATCATCGTCCTCGTCCGGGAGGCTGCGGGAGGTTCGAACGTCGGGATCATCGTAGACGACGTCAGCAGTGTCCGCCAGGTGGCCGAAGGAGACATCGAGGAGATGGACGATGCGGCCTCGAGCACCGCTTACGTCAAAGGTATCATCAAGCTCGGCGCCGAGGAGGAGACCGACGGCAGAGATGCCGATCAGACCAATCTCATCATCTGGCTCGACGTCCGGCGGCTCCTGCAGGAGCAGGTGACGGGCGCCTGA